In the genome of Roseovarius sp. Pro17, the window CCCGGCTCGCTCGCCGGCCTCGGCCAGCGTTTTCACCCGTGCCACGTTGCTGGCAAAGGTAGTAGCGGCGACCATCCCCTTGGCAGAGGCTACCAGCTTTTCGATCTCGGGGCCGACAGTCGCCTCGGAGCGGCCTTCGTGCTGGCTGAACACGTTTGTAGAATCGCACATCAACGCCAGCACGCCGTCCTTGCCGATATCTTCGAACATCGCGTGGTCAAATGGCTCGCCAACGCCCGGATCGGTGTCGATCTTGAAATCACCAGTATGCACGATCCGCCCCATTGGGGTGTCGATCACCAGTGACGAGCTTTCAGGTATGGAATGCGAGATGGGCACAAAACCTACTTTAAACGGCCCCACCTTGACTGTTTCGGGCCAGGGCGAGACAACCTTGACCGCCTTTTCAGGATGCCCGTGCTCGGCCAATTTGCGCCGCGTGATGTTGGCGGTAAAGACGCGCGTATAGACGGGAACGTCCAGCGCGCCATAGTAGTGCGCAATCGCGCCCACATGGTCCTCATGCGCATGGGTGACGAAAATCGCCTCCAGATCATCCTTGCGCGCCACCAGCCACGACATGTCCGGCAGGATCAAATCCACACCGGGGCTGGTATCCATATCAGGGAAAGTCAGCCCCAGATCCACTAGGATCAGCTTTTCCTTGCCGGGTTTGCCATACCCATAGACATAGGCATTCATGCCAATTTCACCCGCCCCTCCGAGGGGCAGGTAGATTACTCGTTCATTGCTCATTCGGCCTCAGCCTTTCTTGTTATAGTCATGAATCACGGTCAGGCCGTGCATCGTCAGATCATCTTCAATTTTGTCGAACAGGTTCGCGCCTTGGGCAAAAAGCGGGGCAAGCCCGCCAGTGCCGATCACTGTCATGGGCTGTGCATATTCCGCCTTGATTTGCGCGCACAGGCCCTGCACCAGCCCGATATACCCCCAGTAGACGCCCGACTGCATACAGTCGACCGTGTTCGTACCGATCACGCGCGGCGGCGTGGTCACATCTATGTGCGGCAGCGCAGCAGCGGCGGCATGCAGCGCCTCAAGGCTAAGGTTCACCCCCGGCGCAATTACCCCGCCGACATAAGCGCCATCGCGCGCCACCACGTCAAAAGTGGTCGCAGTGCCGAAATCCACCACGATCAAATCGCCGCCATGGCGATCATACGCCCCGGCGGTATTCACCAAGCGGTCCGATCCGACCAAAGTGCCCGGATCAACGCGCGGCGGGACCGGTAGCGCGCATTCCGGTTTGCCCACCACCATAGGTCGGCAGCCAAAGAACCGATCAGCAAAGACCCGAAGATTGTACACCACGCGCGGCACCGTAGACGAGATGATGACATCCGTGATGTCCACGTCGATCCCGTAATGTTTGACCAGTGTGGAAAACCACGTGAAATAGGCATCTGCCGTGCGCGCATGATGGGTCGAGGTGCGCAGCGTGCACAGGAACTCCGTCCCGTCCCAGATCGAAAAGACAGTATTGGTGTTCCCACAATCTATCGCCAGCAGCATCATTCGGCCTCATTTTCGAAAAACACGTCCGCCGCGGGGATCGCCCGCCGCCCATCCGGGGTAGATAGAACAAGATTGCCGCTCTCGTCCACCGTATCAAACCGGCCCCGGATTTCATCCCGCATGGTGCGCGCTGTCACGTCCTGACCCAGCCGCGCCGCGCGGTCCAGCCAGGCAGCGCGTATCGGGGCAAAGCCATCGGTCACGAACACCGCCTCGCGCCGTGCATAGGCAGCGGCCAGATGGTCCAGCAATGTTTCAGCGTGCACATCCACCCCTGCACCGGACAACAGCGAAACTGGTGCCACCGCCGCATCGCCCTGTTCAGGTACGCCCGCAAGGTTCACACCAAACCCGATCACCAGATGATCCAGATGCGCCCCAGCACCCGCGCCCTCCAGTAATATTCCGGCCAGCTTACCACCGCTCAACAACACGTCATTGGGCCATTTCAAGGCCAGCTTTGCCGCAGGTGCCAGCGTGCTCAGCGCGTCAACCAATGCCAGCGCCGCAACGAAGGACCGCAGCGCCGCCTGCCCCGGCGCCTCAATGGGCTTGAGCACCAAGGATGCGGCAAAATTCCCCTCGGGATCGCGCCACGCGCGCCCCCGCCGCCCCCGTCCGGCAACCTGCCGCGCGGCAAATATCCACGTTGGCCCAGCCAGATCCCGCGCCAACCGCAGCCCTTCGGCGTTGGTGCTGTCCACCTCGGCCATCACACGCCGCGCATACCCATCTGGCCAGTCCGGTGCTTTCATTGTTCTTCAAATACTCCCGCCGGAGGCGCGCGGCCCACAGGGCCGCCAAAAACAAAAGCGACGCGCCGTGGCGCGTCACCTTGTCGTATCATATAAGGCGTGCCGCTCAGTTGACCAACGTCGCTGCCGCCGCCTGCGCCGCCCCTTCGATGCCAAAGAGGTTTACACCCGGCAGCCAAGCCAGCCCGATAATCGCGGCAGACACCATGAGGAACCCCCACAAAACGGGCGACCCCGGCGGATCCAGCGCCTCGCCTTCTTCGCCGAAATACATGTAGAACACGATGCGCAGGTAATAGAATGCGCCGATGACTGACCCAATGACGCCCAGCACCGCCAGCCAGACCAGCCCGCCCTCATAAGCCGCGCGCAGAACGTAGAACTTGCCAAAGAAGCCGACCAAGGGCGGTACGCCCGCCAGTGAAAAAAGCAGCACCAGCATCGCCAGCGCCCGGCCCGGATGCGCCTTGGAATAAAGATGCAGACTGCGAATGTCCGTGACCGGCAGCCCATCTTTTTGCATCGATAGGATGAACGCAAAGGTGCCGATGTTCATCGTCACATAGATCGCGAGATAGATCAGCATCGCCTGCACGCCAAAGGCAGTTCCCGAGGCAAGCCCCATCAAGGCAAAGCCCATATGCGCAATGGTCGAATAGCCCATCAGGCGTTTGAAATCCGTCTGACCGATGCCAGCGATACTGCCCCAAAAGATCGACAGGACGCTCAGAAGCGCGACGATCTGCTGCCAGTCAAGGACGATGCCGCCAAAGGCGTCAAACATCACGCGGGCAAACAGCCCCATAGCCGCCACCTTGGGCGCCGTGATGAAAAAGGCCGTGACCGGCGTCGGGGAGCCCTCATAGACGTCCGGCGCCCACATGTGGAACGGCACGGCCGACACCTTGAACGCAAGCCCCGACATCACAAAGACGAGGCCAAACAGCAAGCCGACAGGCGCATGTCCCTCGGCGGCGCGGATGATACCGGCAAACCCAGTGGTGCCCGCATAGCCATAGACCAGCGACGCGCCATACAGCAGCAAACCTGAGCTGAGCGCGCCCAGCACAAAATACTTAAGGCCCGCCTCTGTTGATTTCACGCTATCACGACGCATTGCCGCCATGACGTATAGCGCCAGCGACTGCAGTTCGAGCCCCATATAGAGCGACATGAGATCCCCGGCGCTGACCATCATCATCATTCCGACAACGCTAAGGGCCACCAGAACGGGATATTCGAACCGCATCATTCCGCGGCGCGCCATGTAGTCCTGCCCCATCACTATCACAGCAGCGGCGCTGAGCAGGATCATCACCTTGGCAAAGCGCGAGAATCCGTCATCGATGAACATCCCCGAGAACGCGCTTTGCGTGCCATTTCCGGTGGTGCCGATCCAGAACGCCAACGCCACAAAAAGCGCGGCAGTCAGCCAGATCAACATGCCTGCCATCTTGTCCTTGCCGGTAAAGACCGCGCCCAAAAGGGCCAGCATCGCGTAAACTGCGATGACGATCTCGGGCAGGATAATATTCAGATCAGCCTGGATCATCTGAGCCTCCTCAATGCGCGGTTTCGGCGGTCTGGACGGCAGCACTGCCACCCTGCGCCAGCGCGGTGTCATAGTGTGAAATCAGCGCCTCGGTCGAGGGGCCGATAATGTCGGTCACCAACGACGGATAGACGCCCAATAGCAGCGTCATCACCACCAGCGGGGCAAAGATGGCCCGCTCGCGTCCGCTCATGTCGGTGATGGATTTGAGGCTTTCCTTGATCAGATCCCCCAGCACGACCCGGCGGTAGAGCCACAGCGCATAGGACGCCGACAGGATCACGCCGCTCGTGGCCACGACGGCGACCCAGGTATTAACCTTGAACACGCCAACGAGCGTCAGGAATTCCCCGATAAACCCGGATGTACCCGGCAGGCCGACATTCGCCATGGTAAAGAACAGAAAGATCAGCGCATAGGCCGGCATCCGGTTCACAAGGCCACCATACGCATCGATGTCGCGCGTGTGCATCCGGTCATAGATAACCCCGACGCAGAGGAAAAGCGCGCCCGAGATAAAGCCGTGGCTGAGCATCTGAAAAATCGCGCCGTCGATGCCCTGCTGGTTGGCGGCGAAAATGCCCATCGTGACATAGCCCATGTGCGCGACTGACGAGTAGGCGATCAGCTTTTTCATATCCGACTGCGCCAGCGCGACCAGTGAGGTATAGACAATGGCGATGGCCGACATCCACAACACCAGCGGAGTCATGACCTCGGCTCCGATCGGGAACATCGGTAGACTGAACCGCAGGAAGCCGTATCCACCCATCTTAAGCAGGATCGCGGCCAGTACGACCGATCCTGCCGTGGGCGCCTGAACATGCGCATCGGGCAGCCATGTATGCACCGGCCACATCGGCATTTTGACCGCAAAGCTGGCAAAGAACGCAAGGAACAGCAGCGTTTGCATACCGCCGGTGATGGTCAAGCCCAGCACTGTCAATGTCGAATGGTCGAACCCGTGGCGCATTAGGGTCGGGATGTCGGTCGTGCCTGCATCCGAGAACATCGCGACCATCGCGACCAACATCAGGACCGACCCGAGGAAGGTGTAGAGAAAGAACTTGAACGACGCGTAAATGCGCGCCTTGCCGCCCCAGATGCCGATGATCAGGAACATCGGGATCAATCCGGCCTCAAAGAAGACGTAGAACAGAACCAGATCCAGCGCCATGAACACGCCCAGCATCAGCGTTTCCAGGATGAGAAACGCGATCATGTATTCCTTGACGCGGCTTTTCACGCCCCACGACGCCGCGATCGTCAGCGGCATCATGAACGTGGTCAACAGCACGAACAGAACGCTGATCCCGTCGACGCCCATCTTGTACTTCAGGCCCAGCAGCCATTCGCGCTCTTCCACGAATTGAAAGCCGGTGTTGCCGGGATCGAAATCGAACAGAATGAACAGCGAGACGAGGAACGTCACGACCGTCGCCGCCAGCGCCACCCATTTGGCATTGCGCTGCGCCGCCTCATCCTCGCCGCGCAGGAAAATGGCGAGGATCGCCGCCGCGATGAGGGGGATGAACGTGGTGATCGACAGAACGTTTTCCATCAGTTTGCCCCTCCGGCCATAGTCATCCATGTGACGAGAACCGCGATCCCGATCACCATGGCGAAGGCATAGGTAAAGATGTAGCCAGACTGCGCGCGTCCTGCGAGCCGGGTAAAGAAGGGCACGATGCCCATCGCCACGCCGTTGATCAGGCCGTCGATCACTGACCCATCACCGCGCGTCCACAGAAAGCCGCCGAGGCGTTTGGCCGGGCGCACCAAGAGGACATCGTAGATTTCGTCGAAATACCACTTGTTCAGCAGGAAATTGTAGAGCGGACGCTGAGCGTCTGCGAACTTGCGCGGTGTGCCGGGGCTCCAGACGTAGAACCACAGGGCCGTCAGAAGGCCGAGCACCATGGCGACGAACGGGCTGACCTTGACCCAGACTGGCGCGTGATGCGCGTCGTCTATGACAGTGTTCCCGTCGCCCATGTAAATCGCGCCCTCGGGGGCCATGCCGGGCGTCGCCGCATGCTGCGCCTCGGCTGCTTCGGTCGTGTCTTGGCCGGTCTCAATGTCGGTGGTGACGGCATCGGCAGCGGCAGCGACATCGCCTTCGGCCAGATTTTCACCAGCTGCGACGACGCCTTCGCCGTGACTATCATCGCCAAGCCCGGCCTCGCTGGCCTCGGCCTGATGCGCGGGGATGCCGAAAAACTTGTTCACTTGCGCATGATCGCCGAAGAAGCTGCCATACCAGACCATACCCGCCAGCACCGATCCCAGCGCCAGGACTCCTAGGGGAACCAGCATGAACATGGAGGATTCATGTGCGTTCTGGTGCGTAGCCTTGTCACCGCGCGCAGTGCCAAAGAACGTCATGAACATCAGCCGCCAGCTGTAAAAGCTGGTCAGTGCCGCCGCGATCACCAGCATCCAGAAGGCATAGCCGCCTGCGGTTCCGGCCCATGCGCTCTCGATCACCGCGTCCTTGCTGAGGAACCCTGCAAATCCGATATGCGTCAGCGGGATGCCGACGCCCGTGATGGCCAGCGTGCCGATCATCATCGCCCAAAAGGTGTAGGGCATTTTTTTACGCAAGCCGCCATAGTTGCGCATGTCCTGCTCGTGATGCATCCCCGTGATGACCGAGCCCGCGCCAAGGAACAGCATCGCTTTGAAAAACGCGTGTGTCAGCAGGTGGAACATCGCCACCGAATAGGCGCCGACGCCTGCGGCGACGAACATGTAGCCCAGCTGTGACATGGTGGAATAAGCAATGACGCGCTTGATGTCGTTCTGCACGAGGCCGATGGTCGCGGCGACAAACGCCGTGGTTGCGCCGATAAAGACGACAAACAGCAACGCCTCGGGCGCGTATTCCATCAGCGGCGACATGCGGCAGACGAGGAACACACCAGCGGTGACCATCGTCGCCGCGTGGATCAGGGCCGACACCGGGGTCGGGCCTTCCATCGCGTCGGGCAGCCATGTGTGCAGACCCAGCTGTGCGGATTTGCCCATCGCGCCGATAAACAGGAGGAAGGCGATCAGGTTCGCCGCGTTCCAGTCGGCCCACAAGAATCGCAGGTTCGTTTCGGCCAGCATGGGACCAGAGGCAAAGATATCCTCAAAGAGGAGGCTGTCGGTCAGCATGAAAATCGCAAAAATGCCAAGGAGAAACCCGAAATCGCCGATGCGGTTGACCACAAAGGCCTTGATCGCGGCGGCGTTGGCCGATGGCTTGCGATAGTAAAAGCCAATCAGCAGATATGAGGCGAGTCCAACGCCCTCCCAGCCAAAGAAGAGCTGTAGGATGTTGTCCGCCGTCACCAGAGCCAGCATCGCGAAGGTAAAGAGCGACAGGTAAGCAAAGAAGCGGGGGCGATAGCTGGCACCCTCTTCGAAATTATGGTCATGGGCCATGTAGCCCATCGAATAGAGGTGAACCAGCGCCGACACGGTCGTCACCACGATCAGCATGATCGCCGTCAGCCGGTCAAGGCGGATGGACCAGCTTGCGTTCAGATGACCCGATTGCACCCAGTCCATGATGTGGATCTGCTGCATGGTGCCGTCATGGCCGATAAACACGACCCAGCTGAGCAGACAGGCGAGAAACAGCAGCGCGGTCGTGATGACCTGCGCGCCCTTGTCGCCGATAATCCGCCAGCCAAAGCCCGCGATGATGGCGCCCACCAACGGGGCAAGGAGGATAATCTTTTCCATGGCGTCAGCCCTTCATCACGTTGACGTCTTCGACCGCGATGGTCCCGCGGTTGCGGAAGAAGCAGACGAGGATCGCAAGGCCGATAGCGGCCTCGGCGGCGGCGACGGTCAGCACAAGCAGAGTGAAAATCTGCCCGGTCAGATCGTTCGCAAAGCTGGAAAAGGCGACAAGATTGATGTTGACCGCCAGCAGCATCAGCTCAATCGACATGAGCAGAATGATCACGTTCTTGCGGTTCAGGAATAGCCCGAAAATGCCGATGACAAACAGCGTCGCCGCCACCGTCAGGTAATGTTCAATTCCGATCATGTCTGTCCCTCAGTCTTTCTTGTCTGGCGCCGTGTGCCCGGCGTCCTTGCGGATCGCTCAGCCAAAAAGCGTGTAGCCACCGCCAAAGAGAATAATCAGCACGACTATCAGAACCACGATTGTATTCGTCGACATAAGCCCGTTCCTTTGGTTTTGCGCGAGGTCCATATTGGCCCGCATTTCATTTATTCTCAGGGGGGGGCCTTACAGGCCCTGCCCCGGCTTGACGTCCTTCAGCTCCATCGCCTTGGCCGGATCACGCCACATCTGGTGCAGCACGTTCTGGCGCTTGACGTCGACGCGGTGGCGCAATGTTAGGACAATTGCGCCGATCATTGCGACCAGCAGGATCAGACCCGCCAACTGGAACAGCAGGAAGTATTTGTCATATAGCAACAGACCCAGCGCCTCGGTGTTCTGCACGCCGACCGGCGCAGCCGCCGCGACGGCGGCCTCGGCGCCAGCGCTCGTTTCCCACGCGCCAAATGCGATGCCGAACTGCATCAGCAGGATCACCGCGATCAGCAGGGCCAGCGGCATGTACCGCGCCATCTCGGCCTTCAGCTCGGCGAAGTCGACGTCCAGCATCATGACGACAAAGAGAAACAGGACCGCGACCGCGCCGACATAGACGATGACCAGCAACATGGCGACAAACTCGGCGCCCAGCAGCACGAAAAGGCCCGCCGCGCTGATGAACGACAGGATCAGCCACAGCACCGAATGCACGGGATTGCGGCTGATGACGGTGAACAGGCCACCGATCAGCGTCGATAGTGCAAAGAGATAGAACGCAAGAACCATAGCGGTCATGTGTCTTTTCCTTCTTCGGTTTCCCCGCCCATCACTTCGCGCGCAAGTTCCATCGCGCGGGTCGTGGCCGGAACGCCGGCGAACATCGCCATGCTTGCGATAGTCTCGGCAATCTCGGCGTCGGTGGCGCCGGCCTCGCGGGCGTGGCGCACAGTCATGCGCACCGCCGTGTCGGCCTGCGCGCCCTGCATCGTCAGCCCTGCCAGCGTCAGCAATAGCCGCGTCTTGGCATCAAGCCCATCGGGGTTCAAGCCCTTGCCGAAGGCCATCTCCATGATATCCTTTGGCATCGTCTGCCACATCGCCTCAAACGCCTTGGGCGAAAACGCATCCATGCCGGGGGCCATGGATTTCGCCATGTCCTGCATCTGCTTCATCATCTGCTCGAAGGGGTTGGTTGGATTGCTCATTTTACTTCTGCCTCGACTACTTCGAGTGCTGCGTTCAACGCATTTATCATGGCCGGAAACCCGCCATATAGCGCCATCTGGTTTATGACCTCCGCCACTTCCCGCTGCGTGGCACCCGATCGCAAAGCATTGCGAATATGCACTTTTAGTTGCGGGCCCGTCTGCCCACCC includes:
- a CDS encoding biotin--[acetyl-CoA-carboxylase] ligase; translation: MKAPDWPDGYARRVMAEVDSTNAEGLRLARDLAGPTWIFAARQVAGRGRRGRAWRDPEGNFAASLVLKPIEAPGQAALRSFVAALALVDALSTLAPAAKLALKWPNDVLLSGGKLAGILLEGAGAGAHLDHLVIGFGVNLAGVPEQGDAAVAPVSLLSGAGVDVHAETLLDHLAAAYARREAVFVTDGFAPIRAAWLDRAARLGQDVTARTMRDEIRGRFDTVDESGNLVLSTPDGRRAIPAADVFFENEAE
- a CDS encoding NADH-quinone oxidoreductase subunit M, which gives rise to MENVLSITTFIPLIAAAILAIFLRGEDEAAQRNAKWVALAATVVTFLVSLFILFDFDPGNTGFQFVEEREWLLGLKYKMGVDGISVLFVLLTTFMMPLTIAASWGVKSRVKEYMIAFLILETLMLGVFMALDLVLFYVFFEAGLIPMFLIIGIWGGKARIYASFKFFLYTFLGSVLMLVAMVAMFSDAGTTDIPTLMRHGFDHSTLTVLGLTITGGMQTLLFLAFFASFAVKMPMWPVHTWLPDAHVQAPTAGSVVLAAILLKMGGYGFLRFSLPMFPIGAEVMTPLVLWMSAIAIVYTSLVALAQSDMKKLIAYSSVAHMGYVTMGIFAANQQGIDGAIFQMLSHGFISGALFLCVGVIYDRMHTRDIDAYGGLVNRMPAYALIFLFFTMANVGLPGTSGFIGEFLTLVGVFKVNTWVAVVATSGVILSASYALWLYRRVVLGDLIKESLKSITDMSGRERAIFAPLVVMTLLLGVYPSLVTDIIGPSTEALISHYDTALAQGGSAAVQTAETAH
- a CDS encoding carboxymuconolactone decarboxylase family protein, whose amino-acid sequence is MSNPTNPFEQMMKQMQDMAKSMAPGMDAFSPKAFEAMWQTMPKDIMEMAFGKGLNPDGLDAKTRLLLTLAGLTMQGAQADTAVRMTVRHAREAGATDAEIAETIASMAMFAGVPATTRAMELAREVMGGETEEGKDT
- the nuoK gene encoding NADH-quinone oxidoreductase subunit NuoK — protein: MIGIEHYLTVAATLFVIGIFGLFLNRKNVIILLMSIELMLLAVNINLVAFSSFANDLTGQIFTLLVLTVAAAEAAIGLAILVCFFRNRGTIAVEDVNVMKG
- a CDS encoding NADH-quinone oxidoreductase subunit J, whose protein sequence is MTAMVLAFYLFALSTLIGGLFTVISRNPVHSVLWLILSFISAAGLFVLLGAEFVAMLLVIVYVGAVAVLFLFVVMMLDVDFAELKAEMARYMPLALLIAVILLMQFGIAFGAWETSAGAEAAVAAAAPVGVQNTEALGLLLYDKYFLLFQLAGLILLVAMIGAIVLTLRHRVDVKRQNVLHQMWRDPAKAMELKDVKPGQGL
- the nuoL gene encoding NADH-quinone oxidoreductase subunit L, with translation MEKIILLAPLVGAIIAGFGWRIIGDKGAQVITTALLFLACLLSWVVFIGHDGTMQQIHIMDWVQSGHLNASWSIRLDRLTAIMLIVVTTVSALVHLYSMGYMAHDHNFEEGASYRPRFFAYLSLFTFAMLALVTADNILQLFFGWEGVGLASYLLIGFYYRKPSANAAAIKAFVVNRIGDFGFLLGIFAIFMLTDSLLFEDIFASGPMLAETNLRFLWADWNAANLIAFLLFIGAMGKSAQLGLHTWLPDAMEGPTPVSALIHAATMVTAGVFLVCRMSPLMEYAPEALLFVVFIGATTAFVAATIGLVQNDIKRVIAYSTMSQLGYMFVAAGVGAYSVAMFHLLTHAFFKAMLFLGAGSVITGMHHEQDMRNYGGLRKKMPYTFWAMMIGTLAITGVGIPLTHIGFAGFLSKDAVIESAWAGTAGGYAFWMLVIAAALTSFYSWRLMFMTFFGTARGDKATHQNAHESSMFMLVPLGVLALGSVLAGMVWYGSFFGDHAQVNKFFGIPAHQAEASEAGLGDDSHGEGVVAAGENLAEGDVAAAADAVTTDIETGQDTTEAAEAQHAATPGMAPEGAIYMGDGNTVIDDAHHAPVWVKVSPFVAMVLGLLTALWFYVWSPGTPRKFADAQRPLYNFLLNKWYFDEIYDVLLVRPAKRLGGFLWTRGDGSVIDGLINGVAMGIVPFFTRLAGRAQSGYIFTYAFAMVIGIAVLVTWMTMAGGAN
- the nuoN gene encoding NADH-quinone oxidoreductase subunit NuoN yields the protein MIQADLNIILPEIVIAVYAMLALLGAVFTGKDKMAGMLIWLTAALFVALAFWIGTTGNGTQSAFSGMFIDDGFSRFAKVMILLSAAAVIVMGQDYMARRGMMRFEYPVLVALSVVGMMMMVSAGDLMSLYMGLELQSLALYVMAAMRRDSVKSTEAGLKYFVLGALSSGLLLYGASLVYGYAGTTGFAGIIRAAEGHAPVGLLFGLVFVMSGLAFKVSAVPFHMWAPDVYEGSPTPVTAFFITAPKVAAMGLFARVMFDAFGGIVLDWQQIVALLSVLSIFWGSIAGIGQTDFKRLMGYSTIAHMGFALMGLASGTAFGVQAMLIYLAIYVTMNIGTFAFILSMQKDGLPVTDIRSLHLYSKAHPGRALAMLVLLFSLAGVPPLVGFFGKFYVLRAAYEGGLVWLAVLGVIGSVIGAFYYLRIVFYMYFGEEGEALDPPGSPVLWGFLMVSAAIIGLAWLPGVNLFGIEGAAQAAAATLVN
- a CDS encoding type III pantothenate kinase, whose translation is MLLAIDCGNTNTVFSIWDGTEFLCTLRTSTHHARTADAYFTWFSTLVKHYGIDVDITDVIISSTVPRVVYNLRVFADRFFGCRPMVVGKPECALPVPPRVDPGTLVGSDRLVNTAGAYDRHGGDLIVVDFGTATTFDVVARDGAYVGGVIAPGVNLSLEALHAAAAALPHIDVTTPPRVIGTNTVDCMQSGVYWGYIGLVQGLCAQIKAEYAQPMTVIGTGGLAPLFAQGANLFDKIEDDLTMHGLTVIHDYNKKG